From a single Streptomyces sp. NBC_00377 genomic region:
- a CDS encoding MMPL family transporter, whose protein sequence is MGNGDIRVRGIAARAGGWSARHRWAAVGIWVLFVVLAMGIGSAAGTVEVKESDQLGGETHTAAKIIEDAGIDEPASETVLIQSKDGSVKATDAEFRAAVTAVVAAVDKTGKATDVTSPYDTKTISEDGRSALVQFDMRGDSDTAGERIEPVLDAVAGVQKEHSSLRIEEIGGASMMKTFDDAFGDDFQQAEYSAVPVALGILLIAFGALVAALLPVALAVTAIMATMGLMSIVSHFQPMDDTASSVMLLVGLAVGVDYCLFYLRREREERAAGRDPETALRIAAATSGRAVIVSGVTVCVAMAGMLFTGLATFEAMGLASLMVVAVAMVGSVTVLPALLSLLGHRVEKGRIPFLHPDKRRKNGSRAAEGSRFWSAVLKVVLAKPGVSLVVAAGVLLAIAAPAVGMKTQNLTLDQEFGDSLPIVQTYNRVNDAFPGGSEPAEVIVRAKDINAAEVKAALAEFKEQAVSSGASRGPVEIKLHDAQNIAYVYVPLVGGSDLDKAGASLDKLRDEVRPATLGKVDGVQAPITGQVAGSKDFNDQLGGAVAPVFAFVVVFAFLLMLLSFRSLTVAITSIVLNLLSVGAAYGILVAVFQHGWGASLVGAEGVGAIITWLPLFLFVILFGLSMDYHVFVVSRIREARLRGRTTNEAIQHGVVTTAGVVTSAAVIMVAVFAIFGTLSMQSMKQMGVGLAAAVLIDATIIRGVLLPAVMALLGERNWYLPKWLHWLPDLTHDEAPEAVAPVTRDDEGEPLKV, encoded by the coding sequence ATGGGGAACGGAGATATACGGGTGCGGGGCATCGCCGCGCGGGCCGGCGGCTGGAGCGCCCGGCACCGATGGGCCGCCGTGGGCATCTGGGTGCTGTTCGTCGTCCTGGCGATGGGGATCGGTTCGGCGGCGGGCACGGTCGAGGTCAAGGAGAGCGACCAGCTCGGGGGCGAGACGCACACGGCGGCCAAGATCATCGAGGACGCCGGCATCGACGAGCCGGCCAGTGAGACCGTCCTCATCCAGTCGAAGGACGGCTCCGTCAAGGCCACGGACGCGGAGTTCAGGGCCGCCGTCACCGCGGTCGTCGCGGCCGTCGACAAGACCGGCAAGGCCACCGACGTGACCTCGCCGTACGACACGAAGACGATCTCCGAGGACGGCCGCAGCGCGCTCGTCCAGTTCGACATGCGGGGCGACTCCGACACGGCGGGCGAGCGGATCGAGCCGGTTCTCGACGCCGTCGCGGGGGTGCAGAAGGAACACTCCTCGCTGCGGATCGAGGAGATCGGCGGCGCCAGCATGATGAAGACGTTCGACGACGCGTTCGGCGACGACTTCCAGCAGGCCGAGTACTCCGCCGTTCCGGTGGCCCTGGGCATTCTGCTGATCGCCTTCGGCGCGCTGGTGGCGGCGCTGCTGCCGGTGGCCCTGGCGGTCACCGCGATCATGGCGACGATGGGCCTGATGAGCATCGTCAGCCACTTCCAGCCGATGGACGACACGGCGAGTTCCGTGATGCTGCTGGTCGGTCTGGCCGTGGGCGTCGACTACTGCCTGTTCTACCTGCGCCGGGAGCGCGAGGAGCGGGCCGCGGGACGCGACCCGGAGACCGCGCTGCGGATCGCCGCGGCGACCAGCGGCCGTGCCGTGATCGTCTCCGGTGTCACCGTGTGCGTGGCGATGGCGGGCATGCTGTTCACCGGGCTCGCCACGTTCGAGGCGATGGGTCTGGCCTCCCTGATGGTGGTCGCGGTCGCCATGGTCGGCTCGGTGACGGTGCTGCCGGCCCTGCTGTCGCTGCTCGGCCACCGGGTGGAGAAGGGCCGGATCCCGTTCCTGCACCCCGACAAGCGCCGCAAGAACGGCAGCCGTGCCGCCGAGGGCAGCCGCTTCTGGAGCGCCGTGCTCAAGGTCGTCCTCGCCAAGCCCGGCGTGTCGCTGGTCGTGGCGGCCGGCGTGCTGCTCGCGATCGCCGCGCCGGCGGTCGGCATGAAGACCCAGAACCTCACGCTGGACCAGGAGTTCGGTGACTCGCTGCCCATCGTGCAGACCTACAACCGGGTCAACGACGCCTTCCCGGGCGGTTCCGAGCCGGCCGAGGTGATCGTCAGGGCGAAGGACATCAACGCCGCCGAGGTGAAGGCGGCGCTGGCGGAGTTCAAGGAGCAGGCGGTCAGTTCGGGCGCCTCGCGCGGCCCGGTCGAGATCAAGCTGCACGACGCGCAGAACATCGCCTACGTGTACGTGCCGCTGGTCGGCGGCTCGGACCTGGACAAGGCGGGGGCGAGCCTGGACAAGCTGCGCGACGAGGTGCGGCCCGCCACGCTGGGCAAGGTCGACGGCGTCCAGGCGCCGATCACCGGGCAGGTGGCCGGTTCGAAGGACTTCAACGACCAGTTGGGCGGGGCCGTCGCTCCCGTCTTCGCGTTCGTCGTGGTCTTCGCCTTCCTGCTGATGCTGCTGTCGTTCCGCTCGCTGACGGTCGCGATCACCTCGATCGTGCTCAACCTGCTGTCGGTGGGCGCCGCCTACGGCATCCTGGTCGCCGTCTTCCAGCACGGCTGGGGCGCGTCGCTGGTCGGGGCGGAGGGCGTCGGCGCCATCATCACCTGGCTGCCGCTGTTCCTCTTCGTGATCCTGTTCGGGCTGTCGATGGACTACCACGTGTTCGTCGTCTCGCGGATCCGCGAGGCGCGGCTGCGGGGCCGCACGACGAACGAGGCCATCCAGCACGGTGTGGTCACCACGGCGGGCGTGGTCACCAGCGCCGCCGTCATCATGGTCGCCGTCTTCGCGATCTTCGGAACGCTGTCCATGCAGTCCATGAAGCAGATGGGCGTGGGCCTGGCGGCCGCGGTGCTGATCGACGCGACGATCATCCGCGGTGTGCTGCTCCCGGCCGTGATGGCACTGC
- a CDS encoding DUF1697 domain-containing protein, protein MTTTYAALLRGINVGGSRKVPMAELRTLLEGLGLGDVRTYLQSGQAVFSSAHGDEESLAGELTAAVEKHFGFAVGVIVRDHAYLKAVADTCPFPAAELEAKQLHVTYFSTPVDAERYAGIDRAAHLPEEFRLGDRALYLYAPDGLGRSKLAEQLARPRVNKGLIATTRNWNTVVKLVEMTL, encoded by the coding sequence ATGACGACGACGTACGCGGCGCTGCTGCGCGGCATCAACGTGGGGGGCAGCAGGAAGGTCCCGATGGCCGAGCTGCGCACCCTGCTGGAGGGGCTCGGCCTCGGGGACGTGCGCACCTACCTGCAGAGCGGCCAGGCCGTCTTCTCCTCGGCGCACGGGGACGAGGAGAGCCTCGCCGGCGAGCTCACGGCGGCCGTCGAGAAACACTTCGGCTTCGCCGTCGGCGTGATCGTGCGCGACCACGCCTATCTGAAGGCGGTCGCCGACACCTGCCCCTTCCCGGCCGCCGAGCTGGAGGCGAAGCAACTCCACGTCACGTATTTCTCCACTCCCGTCGACGCGGAGCGCTACGCGGGGATCGACCGGGCCGCCCACCTCCCCGAGGAGTTCCGTCTCGGCGACCGCGCCCTGTACCTGTACGCCCCCGACGGCCTCGGCCGGTCCAAGCTCGCCGAGCAACTGGCCAGGCCACGCGTCAACAAGGGGCTGATCGCCACCACCCGGAACTGGAACACCGTGGTCAAACTGGTGGAGATGACGCTGTGA
- a CDS encoding ketopantoate reductase family protein: protein MRYIMIGAGAIGGTVGGRLAESGQEVVLVARGAHRTALAEGGLRLRVAQGEATHRLPVVEGPDELGALRADDVLLLAVKTQDTEAALRVWGPAPVEGGGTAAERLPLVCAQNGVESPRLALRRFRHVYGVCVWLPATHVEPGAVSAAGTPLTGILHLGRYPHGTDDTARRIAADLEKAYFEAPVVPDVSRWQYAKLLANLGNALEAVSGPADGPEAEALFARVRAEGESVLRAAGIVWVDAEEQRAVRGDKVTLVPLDGVPRGGGSSWQSLSRGAGTIEADHLNGEIALLGRLHGVPTPLNELLQRLANEFARERRAPGSLPLPELTRLADEAVAFVQEP, encoded by the coding sequence ATGCGTTACATCATGATCGGGGCAGGGGCGATCGGCGGCACGGTCGGCGGGCGACTCGCGGAGTCCGGGCAGGAGGTCGTGCTGGTCGCGCGGGGCGCGCACCGGACGGCGCTCGCCGAGGGCGGACTGCGGCTCAGGGTCGCGCAGGGCGAGGCCACCCACCGGCTGCCCGTCGTCGAAGGACCGGACGAGCTCGGTGCGTTGCGCGCCGACGACGTCCTCCTCCTCGCCGTCAAGACGCAGGACACCGAGGCGGCACTGAGGGTCTGGGGGCCGGCGCCGGTCGAGGGCGGCGGTACGGCCGCGGAGAGGCTCCCCCTGGTCTGCGCGCAGAACGGGGTGGAGAGCCCGCGCCTCGCCCTGCGCCGCTTCCGGCACGTCTACGGCGTCTGCGTGTGGCTGCCCGCCACACACGTCGAACCCGGCGCCGTCTCCGCCGCCGGGACCCCGCTCACCGGCATCCTGCACCTCGGCCGCTACCCGCACGGCACCGACGACACGGCCCGCCGGATCGCCGCCGACCTGGAGAAGGCGTACTTCGAGGCGCCGGTGGTACCCGACGTGTCCCGCTGGCAGTACGCGAAACTGCTGGCCAACCTGGGCAACGCGCTGGAAGCCGTGAGCGGTCCGGCCGACGGCCCCGAGGCCGAGGCGCTGTTCGCGCGGGTGAGGGCCGAGGGCGAGTCCGTGCTGCGGGCTGCCGGGATCGTGTGGGTGGACGCCGAGGAGCAGCGGGCCGTGCGCGGCGACAAGGTCACCCTGGTCCCGCTCGACGGAGTCCCGCGCGGCGGCGGGTCCTCCTGGCAGTCCCTCAGCCGTGGCGCCGGCACCATCGAGGCCGACCACCTCAACGGCGAGATCGCGCTCCTCGGGCGGCTGCACGGCGTGCCCACCCCGCTGAACGAACTGCTGCAACGCCTCGCCAACGAGTTCGCCCGGGAGCGCAGGGCCCCCGGATCGCTGCCCCTGCCGGAACTGACCCGCCTGGCCGACGAAGCTGTCGCATTTGTTCAAGAGCCCTGA
- a CDS encoding TIGR03086 family metal-binding protein, translated as MKDEETHRYMSECAAEAARVARGVPAERLSDPTHCPGWDVRTLVDHWVLYTSHGLEHRALRKQLPDELVARDFTADPQWAQAYADQLERAVAAWADPAVWEGEVDLGMATMPATELAPMLVKEMAVHGWDVAAATGQEFRISDGAARLVLDVVERHGDLYRQYDGFAAVVPVAEDAPLFERALGASGRDPRQGAARTTG; from the coding sequence ATGAAGGACGAAGAGACGCACCGGTACATGTCCGAATGTGCCGCCGAGGCCGCGCGGGTCGCCCGCGGTGTCCCGGCGGAACGGCTGAGCGACCCGACGCACTGCCCCGGCTGGGACGTCCGCACCCTGGTCGACCACTGGGTCCTCTACACCTCCCACGGCCTCGAGCACCGCGCCCTGCGCAAGCAGCTCCCCGACGAGCTGGTCGCCCGTGACTTCACCGCCGATCCGCAGTGGGCGCAGGCGTACGCCGACCAGCTGGAGCGCGCGGTCGCGGCCTGGGCGGACCCGGCCGTGTGGGAGGGAGAGGTCGACCTCGGGATGGCCACGATGCCCGCGACCGAGCTGGCGCCCATGCTCGTCAAGGAGATGGCGGTGCACGGGTGGGACGTGGCGGCCGCCACCGGCCAGGAGTTCCGCATCTCGGACGGGGCGGCCCGGCTCGTCCTGGACGTCGTGGAACGGCACGGTGACCTCTACCGCCAGTACGACGGCTTCGCCGCGGTGGTACCGGTCGCCGAGGACGCGCCGCTGTTCGAGCGGGCACTGGGAGCGAGCGGACGCGACCCGCGCCAGGGCGCGGCCCGCACGACCGGCTGA
- a CDS encoding sirohydrochlorin chelatase, with protein sequence MYRKPVPPVLVVIAHGSRDPRHAATVHALVRRVRSSRPGLRVETGFLDFNIPSVHGVLESLAADGVRDVVALPLLLTRAFHAKADIPAVLRDAPSRLRIRQAEVLGPSPLLLSVLEQRLYEAGLAPADRSSTGVVLASAGSTDPEAIAVIADIAREWRRTGWCAVRPAFASGGSPSAFPRTEDAVRELRALGCSRVAVAPYVLAPGFLPDRIARGAAEADVLAGVLGPAPEVARVLLERYDAARTPALAAVGA encoded by the coding sequence GTGTACAGGAAGCCGGTTCCCCCCGTTCTCGTCGTGATCGCCCACGGCAGCCGTGACCCGCGGCACGCGGCGACCGTCCACGCCCTGGTGCGCCGGGTGCGGTCGTCGCGGCCGGGGCTGCGGGTGGAGACCGGTTTCCTGGACTTCAACATCCCGTCCGTGCACGGGGTGCTGGAGTCGCTGGCGGCGGACGGCGTCCGTGACGTCGTGGCGCTGCCTCTGCTGCTGACCCGCGCCTTCCACGCGAAGGCGGACATCCCGGCGGTCCTGCGGGATGCTCCGTCGCGGCTGCGGATCAGACAGGCCGAGGTGCTCGGCCCGTCGCCGCTGCTGCTCTCCGTCCTGGAACAGCGTCTGTACGAGGCGGGGTTGGCGCCCGCCGACAGGTCCTCGACGGGGGTCGTGCTGGCCTCGGCGGGGTCCACGGACCCGGAGGCGATCGCAGTGATCGCGGACATCGCGCGGGAGTGGCGGCGCACCGGTTGGTGCGCCGTGCGGCCTGCGTTCGCCTCCGGCGGTTCTCCCTCGGCCTTCCCGCGCACCGAGGACGCGGTGCGCGAACTGCGGGCGCTGGGGTGCTCCCGGGTCGCCGTGGCGCCGTACGTCCTGGCGCCCGGCTTCCTGCCGGACCGCATCGCGCGCGGCGCGGCGGAGGCGGACGTCCTGGCCGGCGTGCTGGGTCCGGCTCCGGAGGTGGCGCGGGTCCTGCTGGAGCGGTACGACGCGGCACGAACACCGGCACTGGCAGCCGTCGGCGCCTGA
- a CDS encoding ABC transporter permease: MASTETKTTVTKPVTTELAGVEAGLDALDVVAPSVRTPFRRTFVDKILPPVVATVLLLIVWQITFKVVDDPTKLVSPLDVWRTLQDAWLEGKLIGYIWTSVSRGLLGFLFALAIGTPLGLLVARVKFVRAAIGPILSGLQSLPSVAWVPPAVLWLGLNNSMMYAVILLGAVPSIANGLVSGVDQVPPLFLRAGRTMGATGLKGTVYITLPAALPGYVAGLKQGWAFSWRSLMAAEIIASFPDLGVGLGQLLENGRNASDMSMVFEAILLILFVGIAIDLLIFSPLERWVLRSRGLLVKG; encoded by the coding sequence ATGGCCAGCACTGAGACGAAGACGACGGTGACGAAGCCGGTCACGACGGAGCTCGCCGGTGTGGAGGCGGGGCTCGACGCACTGGATGTCGTGGCGCCCAGCGTCCGTACGCCCTTTCGGCGGACGTTCGTCGACAAGATCCTGCCGCCGGTCGTCGCGACGGTGCTGCTGCTGATCGTCTGGCAGATCACCTTCAAGGTCGTCGACGACCCGACCAAGCTGGTCTCTCCCCTGGACGTCTGGCGGACGCTCCAGGACGCCTGGCTCGAGGGCAAGCTGATCGGTTACATCTGGACCAGCGTCTCGCGCGGTCTTCTCGGCTTCCTCTTCGCCCTGGCGATCGGCACCCCGCTGGGTCTGCTGGTGGCGCGGGTGAAGTTCGTGCGGGCGGCGATCGGACCGATCCTGTCGGGTCTCCAGTCGCTGCCGTCGGTGGCCTGGGTGCCGCCGGCCGTGCTGTGGCTGGGTCTGAACAACTCGATGATGTACGCGGTGATCCTGCTCGGCGCGGTTCCCTCCATCGCCAACGGGCTGGTGTCCGGCGTCGACCAGGTGCCGCCGCTGTTCCTGCGGGCGGGGCGCACGATGGGCGCGACGGGTCTGAAGGGAACCGTGTACATCACGCTGCCCGCCGCGCTGCCGGGCTATGTGGCGGGGCTGAAGCAGGGCTGGGCGTTCTCCTGGCGTTCGCTGATGGCGGCGGAGATCATCGCGTCCTTCCCCGACCTCGGCGTCGGCCTGGGGCAGTTGCTGGAGAACGGGCGCAACGCCAGTGACATGTCGATGGTGTTCGAGGCGATCCTCCTCATCCTGTTCGTCGGCATCGCCATCGACCTGCTGATCTTCAGTCCGCTGGAGCGGTGGGTGCTGCGCAGCCGCGGCCTGCTGGTGAAGGGCTGA